The Stigmatella aurantiaca DW4/3-1 genome contains the following window.
CATGAAGCAGGTATGTGGAGGAGCTGCCATTCTGGGGAATGGTCCAGCCCTCCCAGACGGCCAGGTAGTTTGTCCCGTCGAAGGCCACCGAGGGCCGGCTGGTTTCCCGGCTGCCCGTGCTGAGAACCAAGCCATAGGGGGTGAGCACGGCCCCATCCGAAGCACGCACCAGCACGCCCATGGTGCGAAGGTAGGGGGAGATATTGCTCTGGCGATACTCGGTGAAGACGACCAGGAAGTTCGTCCCATCGAAGGCCACCGAGGGATCGCCCATCGGGGTATAGACCGTGTAAGGATTGGGGCGAACATTGATGGGCGCGGCATCCAGCAAAGCGCCATCGGACGCCCTCACCCTCACCCCTTTGATCACCGGCTGCTGCGGGGTCGAGGGATAGAACTCCGTCCAGACCACGAAGTAGAGGCCGTTGCCTGCCGCGACGGCGGGCGTGACCTGGTGCTGAGTGTAGAACTCCGCATACAGCGGGGTCTCTGGAGAGACCTCGAAGGCGCTGGGACTCGCCATGACGGAGGGAGTCCGCCGCGCCCGCTGAATCACCTCATCCACATCAAAGGGCAAAGAGGCGGCCATTTCCGCCTTCTCCGGCAGGGACGGCTCGGCGGGCTGGGGAGAACCACAGGCGGTGAGCGTGCCCAGCAGGACACACAACGCCAAAGAGGAAGACTTCTTTGAACTTTCCAGGAGGGGGATGGAGAGGGTCATGTCTACCTTGGGGGGTCTTCGCCCGCAGATTCGAGCGAGGGACAGAGGGTGTCCCCACACAGCATGAAATACCCTCTCACCGCAAATTTCATCTATATCTGTAAGCGAGAACCATGCTGCGGTGTGCCACGCTTTGGCGCCGCCCTCATTCCTCAGGGGGGGCGACGGCGAGGGGCTCGCCACCGAGGGAGAGGTCCCCCCCCGTGACAGGGCGGCCACAGGCCTGACATGCCAGGAACGTGTGAAGGCGCTGCCCGCAGTCGTGCACGAAGGCGCCTCCGGCGCGCGGCCCCGCGGGCACCCACCGCTGGCCCCACTGCAACAGGGAGAGCAACGTGGGCGCCAGCTCCGCGCCCGCCTCGGTGAGGTGGTACTCGCTGCGCTGGGGCCGCTCGGAATAGAGGACCCGGCGCAGGACGCCCGAGTCCGACAGCTTGCGCAGGCGCGCGGTGAGCACGTCCCGGGGGGCCCCCGTGTTGTGGGCGATGCCCTCGAAGCGGCGCACCCCGTAGAAGACCTCCCGGAGGATGAGCAGAGACCACTTCTCCCCCACCACGTCCAATGCGGAGGCCAGGGAGCACACCCGGGGGGCCACGTCCTGCTTTGACATGGCCGCATCCTAATTTATCGGTTGGAAAAACAAACCCACGTGCTAGGGTGAAGCCAGTTTGAATTACCAACTGACTGAACCGGTGCCCCTCCTGGCCGCACCGGCTCGAACGAGGGGAACCTTCCGATGCATATCGCCGCGCAGGTGCTGGTGGGACTGGTCGCCGCCATCCACGTCTACATTCTGGTGCTGGAGGCGTTCTTGTGGCGCGCCCCCCTGGGAAGGAAGGTCTTCAAGACCGACGCGGATTTCGCCGCCAAGTCCGCGACGCTCGCCGCCAACCAAGGGCTGTACAACGGCTTCCTCGCCGCCGGACTGGTGTGGGGCCTCGTGGCGAGCGATCCCATCGGCTTCCAGGTCAAGCTCTTCTTCCTGGCCTGCGTCGCCGTGGCCGGCATCGTCGGGGCCCTCACGGTCAGCTCGCGCATCTTCTTTGTCCAGACCGTGCCCGCGCTCATCGCGGGGTCGCTGGTCCTCCTGGCGCATTGACGGCTTCCTTGACGGCTTCCTTGACGGCTGCCTGGAGGGCTTCGAGGTGCTGGACAGGCAGCCCCATGCTCTTTCCCAGGGCGATGTATTCACCCATCATCTGCCGCGTCTGCGTGGAGACCTTGGTGAAGTGGAACTGCACGTAGGTCTCCACATCGAAGGGCGCCAGACGGGTGCCCAGCAAGAGGAGCTTGAGCGGCAGGGGCCGCAGGAGCCCCGGGGTGCCCTTGCCGGGTTTCCCTTCCACGATCTGAACGGCTTCCCGGGCCGCCTCGCGAACGGCTTTCGCGGAAGGCCCCTCTTGGAATCGCGCGAAGCTCCAGCCCGCGGTCTCCAGCCCACTCACGAAGACGTTTAGCAAGGCGGTGGGAACCGCGGTGGCCCGGACCACATCGGGATCTTCATGGGCTGGATAGCCCCCCTGCCGAAGCGTCCGGATCACCTTCTGGAGCCGCTCCGGAGGACCGCTGAACAGGCCTCGTGCCATGGGCGGAAACCAGAACGCCATCCCCTGCCCGGACGGATCCCCCGGCTTCAAGGGCGTCTGGAAGCTGACGAAGGGAATCATTCCGCAGACGAGCCGGGAAGCGGGCACCCACTGCGAGAGCCAATCCCTGTCCTTGAGGCCGGGCTGGAGCATGACCCAGGTGGCCTCTCCCGTGACGCGGGCCAGCTCGCTCACCCAGGTTCCCTCGTGCAGCGCGGCGGAGGAGACGCAGAGCCAGACCTGGTCCCAGGCCTGGTTCGCCACCTCCTGGGGCGAGACGAGCACCCCGAATCCGGAGAGGCTCACCGGCAGGGCATGTGAGAAGCGGCTGAGTTCCTGAAGGGTGAAGCCCGCGCGGGTGGACGCCACGTGCGGCTCCTTCACCAGGAAGGAGAGCTCGCAACCCGCCGCCTTCAGGAATTTTCCGAAAACCTGACCGACAGCTCCTGCTCCGACCAGAAGGACTCGAAGACGTGCGCTCATGGCGGCGTCCTAGCCTGTCTCCGGCAGACATGCCGTAAAAACACTCCCGGCCGAAGCGGTGCTCGCCAGCGCCCTGTAGACTGCGCTCTGGGCCGACGCATCCCACACAGACTTCCGTCGGCTCCCCCGCAGCATTCGGATGGAACGACGTCTTCTCATGAGCGGTCTTCCCCTGGGACGCCCCCCTCTCACAGGAAGCGCGCGGCGCTCGCCCCTGCTTTCCCGTCTCCCCCTCCCGGTGTTCGTCCTGGCGGTGGCGCTCGCCGTGCGCGGGGCGTACCTCCTCACCGCGCACGGTCCGGCCTTCGATGCGCCTCTGGTCGACGCGGACTATTACGACTCCCTGGGAGAGCGGCTTGCTCGCGGCGAGGGCTTCCCGGAAGGCCCCTTCTGGCAGCCGCCGCTCTACCCGGCCGTGCTGGGTGGCCTCTACTGGCTGGGCGGGCACAGCCTGTGGTGGCCTCGGCTCCTCCAGGCCTGTCTGGGCGCTTTCACCGCGGCGCTCGCCTGCGGGGTGGCGCGGCGCATCTCTGGCCGTCCGGGCGTGGGAGTGCTCGCGGGGATGCTGGTGGCCCTGCATGGCCCGCTCATCTTCTATGACGGAGAGCTGCTGGCCACCTCGCTCGGCACCTTCCTGGCGACCGCGGCGCTCTGGCTGGCCCTGCGCGAGCCTCGCTCTTTCTGGACGGCACTGGGCTGCGGCGCCTGCATGGGCCTCGGAGCGCTCACGGTGGCGCCCCTGCTGCTGCTCCTTCCACCGTTGGCCTGGGCCCTCGCGCAAGGCCGTCCCGTCCGCGCCGTGCTGTGTGGGGCCGTCTGCGCCGCCCTGGTGCTGTGCGCCACCGCCTTCAACCACGCCCGCACCGGCGAGTGGCTGCTCATCTCCGCCAATGGCGGCATCAACCTGTGGCTGGGCAACAACGCGGACGTGGACGGGGCCATGGCCATTCGCCCCGGAGCGGCCTGGGAGACGCTGGTGAACGAGCCCGCGCGCTACGGCTTCCACACCCCAGCGTCCCAGGATGCGTACTTCACCCGCAGGGCGCTGAGCTGGTGCGGCTCCCAGCCACTCACCTGCGCGAGCAACCTGCTGTGGAAGCTCCGGCTGCTCCTCATGGCCCGCGAGCTGCCCCGGAACGAAGCTCTCGCCGTCGTCCGCTCGCAGTCCCCCGTGCTGTGGGCCCTCACCGTGAGCCCGGGGGGCGTGGCGCTCCCCTACGCCCTGCTGTGGCCGCTCGCGGCGGCGGGGAGCGTGGCCCTCTGGCGCCAGGGGCGCTCCGGCACGGTGGAGGCACGGGCGGCGCTGACCGTGGCGGGGACTGCCCTCTTGCTCGCCGCGCCCTCCCTCCTCTTCTTCGTCTCCGGCCGTTACCGGGCGCCGCTCGCCCCAGTGCTGTGCGTGCTCGCGGCGCTGGGACTCCATGCGCTGACCTCACGCGCGGCCCCCCGGGGGGTACCGGCCGCAATGGCCCTCGCCGTCCTGGGGCTGTCCGTGTGGCCCATGCGGCTGGCGGTGGATGCCGTCGACTTCGAGGCCGAGCTGCACTACGCCGTGGGCGGACGGCGGGCCCGGCTCGGCGATGACGTGGGCGCGGTGGAGGCCTGGCGCCAGGCGGTGAGCCGCAAGCCAGACTCTCTGGAAGCGGGCTTCAACCTCGGGCTTGCCCTCGAGCGGCTTGGACGCCTGGACGAGGCGGCCCATACCTATGAAGCCCTGCTGCGCTGGCATCCGGACGAAGCGCGGGTGCACTCCCGGCTCGCCCAGGTGCGGAACGCAGTGCGCCATGGCCCCCCGGCGAGCCCTGTGAACCCGTAAAATACGACAATGCCGCTTTTCAAGCGCCGTCCATGCGCTTAAGACAGACACGTGCGCGGCGGCACCGGTCCGAAACCGGGTCCTCGCGCGAATCCCCCGAAGTCCCCTGGAGGTGCGTATGACGAGCGGTCATTCCATGAAGGTCCTGGCCATCCTGGCGGCCCTGGCGGCGGGCTGTGGAAGCGGCCCCTCTGCCGTGGAGAGCGTCGAGCTGAAGGGCGCGGACGAGGGCGTGGGGACCCGCGACAGCGCGCTGACCAGCTGCGTCACCGCGGGGGCCAATCTCCAGACGACCACGGACCTGAACCTGCGCTCTGGCCCCGCGACGAGCTACGGCATCCTCCTGACCATGCCAGGCAGCGCCATCGCCAAGGAAGCCGGCGGCGGCTGTCCCACCAGCGGTTGGTACAAGGTGACTTACAGCGGCATCACCGGCTGGGCCTCGGGCACCTACCTCAACCTGGCGACGTCCACCCCGCCCTCGACGACGCGTGACAGCGCCATCGTCCGGGCCCAGAGCGCGATGGGCTTCTCCTACTGGTGGGGCCACGGCGGCTGGAAGGAGGGCGCCGCCAAGGGCTCGTGCTCCGGCAACTGCCCGAGCTGCACCCACAGCGGCTCGTACGGCGCGGACTGCTCTGGCTTCCTCGCCAAGGCATGGGTGGTGCCCAGCAGCAACAGCAACATGGCGACCGACTCGCACCCCTACAGCACCATCAGCTTCAACTCCGACACCAGCCAGTGGACGACCATCTCCCGGGACAACCTGCTGAAGGCGGACGCCCTCGTGTACAACACGGACGGCGCTGGCCACACCTTCCTCTACGAGTCGGGAGATGGCTGGGGCAGCATGTGGGCCTACGAGTGCAAGGGCTGCGCGTACGGCTGCGTGCACAACCTGCGGACCGCCACCACCACCTACCACGCCATCCGGCACTACTGAGCAGGCCCTTCCCCGGAGGGCTCGAGCCATGAAGAAGCACAAGCGCGGTGTCATCCTCATCGGAGGGCTCGCCGTGCTCGTGCTCGGCGTCGCGCTCGGGGTGGCGCGAATGGGCACCCGGCCGCCGCCCGGCGCACCGCCCCCCACGGAGGATGCCCCTCCCCTCGCCGACACCTCCCAGCGCCCGGGTGAACGTCCTGGCCGCCCGTCCCCAGCGGACCCGGGACAGGGCCCGGCAAAGTCCTCGAAGCCCCGGGAGGTCTTCGCCGAGCTGGGCTGGGGCAGCGGTCCCTCCCAGCTTGGGCGCGAGCGCCCCCAAGAAGGCAACCCCGAGGCCCCCATGTCCCTGGCGACGACACCGCAGGGGGAAGCCGTGGTGCTGGATCAAATCAACGGCCGCCTCGTGCGGCTGGGCCCGGACGGGCTCGTGCGCGGCACCACACCCCTGACCCAGCAGACGCCCCAGGACGTCACCGTGGCCAAGGACGGAACGCTGCTGGTGCTCGACCGGTTGAAGGATCAGTCGGTGGCCCTCATCGACCCCATCACGGGCGAGCTGAAGGGGGACCTGCCGGTGACAGGCCCAGGCATTCCCAATCCCGGCGGCATCACCGGCACCTTCGTGGACGGAGACTCGGTGTACGTCGAGCGCGAGCACGGCGCCCTCGTCCGCATTGGGGACCTCTCGGGCAAGGCCGACCCCTCGCACCCCGAGATCCCCGGCCGCCCGACCCGGGATGGCCGCACGTACATCCTCGCCCGCCTCATCGATGCCCCAGCAGGCCGCCTCTTCGTCAACGCCATCGACCGGGCGTCCGGCCAGCGCCGCTACACCCGCGAGTACCGGCTGCAGTTCCCCCTGATGGCCATCACCCTGCTCGACAGCGATCGGGCCGGCATCATCTACCTGGGCGTGGCGGGGCAACTGCCCACGGGCAAGGCCAGCCCGGCCACGGAGCCCGGCGTGCGGCTCTTCTGCCTGGACCCCCTGGACGGCAAGGTGCTGGGCCAGGCGGATCTGCCCCTCAACACCCTGCCGGAGGAGACCTTCCGGGACTTCACCGTCCTCGACGAGGGGGGCGTCCTCTTCCAACTGCGCACCGAGTCCGGAGTCACCCTTCGACGGGCCGACTGCCGGTAGGCCCGGCGGAATCTGTCCTTGAACCTCCTGGAGAACCCCATGCCTGGACGTCACCTGGAAACAAGAAGCGTCTTCACCGCGGTGTGGCTCGCGGGAGCAGGCCTCGCGGGCTGTGGTCCCGCCACGGCGCAGGAACTCGCGAACGCGCCCGTGGGCACCGAAGAACAGGCCCTCACGGAAGGGGCGCCCCTGACGGTGCACGACGCGAGCTGCCTCCAGCTCCAAGATCAGAACACCTGGAGCAGCGCCGCCTCCTACATGACGAGCGTGGGCCCGGCGCTGGGGCTGCCGGCCATCCTCCAGGATCTCAACCGCGCGGGCCCCATGCTCACCGCCTCCACGCACCCGCCCGCCACAGGCTACAAGGGGGGTTTTCGCTGGAACGACGGCGACATGGGCACCCCGGAGTGGATTCCGCAGGCCCTCACCGCGGGCGTGTCTGGCAGCGCCAACGTCGCCATCGTCTCCTGGCACTACGCGCTCACCAACCCGGACAAGGGGGTGCGCATCTCCGTGGCGGACATCTCCGACATGTCCGCGAGCGCGGTGAACTACCGGCACCTCCTGCTGGTGCGGCCCACCAGCGCCGGCAACTTCACCAACGTGGCCGAGCACGGGGGCGGCCTGGCCTGGTACGGCAACTACCTTTATATGGCGGACACCTCGGACGGCATCCGGGTGTTCGACCTCACGCAGATCCGCGCGGTGGACACCAGCACCGCGTGTGAGACGAAGCTCGGGAAGAACGGCTCGGTGTGGTGCGCGTATGGCTACAAGTACGTGCTGCCACAGGTGAGCGCGTACGTGATGCCCGCGAGCATCACCAGCCCCTGCCGCACCAAGTTCTCCTTCCTCGGCAAGGACACGCGCGGGACGGTGCCCGGGGTGCTCTCGGGCGAGTACTGCAACAACGGCGACACCCCGTGCCCCTATGACGGCAGCACGCCCGGGCTCGGGGGACGGCTCTACCGCTGGCCGGTGGATGCCGCCACGAACCGGCTCAAGGCGGTGAGCGGCGTGGTGAAGCCCGAGCGCGCCTACATCATGAACGAGCCCAATGTGCAGGGCGTGGCCCCCCTCATGACGGCCACCTCGACCACCTCGTACTGGCTGAGCTCGACGCGCTACGGGGGCGCCCTCTTCAAGGTGTCCACGAGCGCCTCGCGCACGGCCTACCTCTCGGGCAGCTCGCAGTGGCCGAAGATGCCCGAGGGCATGCACGCCACGGGCAGCGGCACCAACCTGTGGACGGTCACCGAAGGCGTGGCGGGCGTCACCTCCCCGGCCTCGGGCGGCCGCGTGGTCTTCTTCGTGGACCAGGCCTCGGTGGATTGAGCGCCCGAGGAAGCGGAGGGTATAGATTCCAGGGCAGTGGATCCGCTCTCTCTCCCTGCGGGCAGTCTGGTGGGCTCCTGGCGCGTGCTCCGTCTGCACGGCTCGGGCTCCTATGGCGCCGTCTACCAGGTTGAACGCTCCGGCCCGGGGGTCTCGGGTCCTTTCGCCCTGAAGCTGGCGCGCTACCCCAGGGACCCTCGCTTCGAGCGCGAGGGCGAACTGCTCTCGCGCCTCCACCACCCTTCCGTGCCTCGGCTGCACGCGCGGGGCGAATGGCTGCACCCATCGGGCTCTCCGTTTCCGTTCCTCGTCATGGACTGGGTGGATGGCGTGCCCTTGTACACCTGGGCCTCGCAGCACCCGCTCTCCTCCCACCAGGGCTTGCGCTTGCTGGCCCAGGTGGCTCGCGCCCTGGAGGCCACCCATGCCGCGCAGGGCATTCACCGGGACGTCAAAGGCGAGAACATCCTGGTGCGCGCCTCGGACTCCCGGGCCGTGTTGGTGGACTTTGGCTCCTGCAACCACCACGGCGCCCGCGCCCTCACCTTCCAATGTCCTCCTCCGGGCACGCCTCAGTACTACAGCCCCGAGTCGC
Protein-coding sequences here:
- a CDS encoding ketopantoate reductase family protein encodes the protein MSARLRVLLVGAGAVGQVFGKFLKAAGCELSFLVKEPHVASTRAGFTLQELSRFSHALPVSLSGFGVLVSPQEVANQAWDQVWLCVSSAALHEGTWVSELARVTGEATWVMLQPGLKDRDWLSQWVPASRLVCGMIPFVSFQTPLKPGDPSGQGMAFWFPPMARGLFSGPPERLQKVIRTLRQGGYPAHEDPDVVRATAVPTALLNVFVSGLETAGWSFARFQEGPSAKAVREAAREAVQIVEGKPGKGTPGLLRPLPLKLLLLGTRLAPFDVETYVQFHFTKVSTQTRQMMGEYIALGKSMGLPVQHLEALQAAVKEAVKEAVNAPGGPATPR
- a CDS encoding SH3 domain-containing protein yields the protein MTSGHSMKVLAILAALAAGCGSGPSAVESVELKGADEGVGTRDSALTSCVTAGANLQTTTDLNLRSGPATSYGILLTMPGSAIAKEAGGGCPTSGWYKVTYSGITGWASGTYLNLATSTPPSTTRDSAIVRAQSAMGFSYWWGHGGWKEGAAKGSCSGNCPSCTHSGSYGADCSGFLAKAWVVPSSNSNMATDSHPYSTISFNSDTSQWTTISRDNLLKADALVYNTDGAGHTFLYESGDGWGSMWAYECKGCAYGCVHNLRTATTTYHAIRHY
- a CDS encoding tetratricopeptide repeat protein, which encodes MSGLPLGRPPLTGSARRSPLLSRLPLPVFVLAVALAVRGAYLLTAHGPAFDAPLVDADYYDSLGERLARGEGFPEGPFWQPPLYPAVLGGLYWLGGHSLWWPRLLQACLGAFTAALACGVARRISGRPGVGVLAGMLVALHGPLIFYDGELLATSLGTFLATAALWLALREPRSFWTALGCGACMGLGALTVAPLLLLLPPLAWALAQGRPVRAVLCGAVCAALVLCATAFNHARTGEWLLISANGGINLWLGNNADVDGAMAIRPGAAWETLVNEPARYGFHTPASQDAYFTRRALSWCGSQPLTCASNLLWKLRLLLMARELPRNEALAVVRSQSPVLWALTVSPGGVALPYALLWPLAAAGSVALWRQGRSGTVEARAALTVAGTALLLAAPSLLFFVSGRYRAPLAPVLCVLAALGLHALTSRAAPRGVPAAMALAVLGLSVWPMRLAVDAVDFEAELHYAVGGRRARLGDDVGAVEAWRQAVSRKPDSLEAGFNLGLALERLGRLDEAAHTYEALLRWHPDEARVHSRLAQVRNAVRHGPPASPVNP
- a CDS encoding DUF1304 domain-containing protein, with product MHIAAQVLVGLVAAIHVYILVLEAFLWRAPLGRKVFKTDADFAAKSATLAANQGLYNGFLAAGLVWGLVASDPIGFQVKLFFLACVAVAGIVGALTVSSRIFFVQTVPALIAGSLVLLAH
- a CDS encoding winged helix-turn-helix transcriptional regulator; translated protein: MSKQDVAPRVCSLASALDVVGEKWSLLILREVFYGVRRFEGIAHNTGAPRDVLTARLRKLSDSGVLRRVLYSERPQRSEYHLTEAGAELAPTLLSLLQWGQRWVPAGPRAGGAFVHDCGQRLHTFLACQACGRPVTGGDLSLGGEPLAVAPPEE